A single genomic interval of Roseofilum reptotaenium CS-1145 harbors:
- a CDS encoding serine hydrolase domain-containing protein, whose translation MDQTLYQMASVSKMVTAWGVMKLVEEGTIALDKPANLQLLIEEVTQQSFSDYMAKAILEPLGMRESSFDWEAIAASGRTDKLATSFDEKLQPSPHRQYTAKAAASLYATPQDMARFVQAYSQKNLVLKQETLKQMMNPQPGAHQDWGLGHTLYVANGADQYTVGHDGGNLPALGHTVRVNPATGNGIVLLISGNLELASQLGDDWVYWETGKLPMNAKLRILGSRLVPALVGIGLGVLAIAIRAFMK comes from the coding sequence ATCGATCAGACGCTCTACCAAATGGCATCCGTGAGTAAGATGGTGACCGCTTGGGGAGTCATGAAGCTCGTAGAAGAAGGAACGATCGCTTTAGATAAGCCTGCCAACTTGCAATTATTGATTGAAGAAGTCACGCAACAGTCTTTTTCGGACTATATGGCAAAGGCTATTTTAGAACCTTTGGGTATGAGAGAATCAAGTTTTGACTGGGAGGCGATCGCTGCTTCTGGTCGTACAGATAAGCTAGCAACCAGCTTCGATGAAAAACTGCAACCGAGTCCTCATCGTCAATACACAGCTAAAGCAGCGGCATCTCTTTACGCAACACCTCAAGATATGGCTCGCTTCGTTCAAGCTTATAGCCAAAAGAACTTAGTCCTAAAACAAGAAACACTAAAGCAAATGATGAACCCTCAGCCAGGGGCACATCAGGATTGGGGTTTAGGACATACTTTGTATGTTGCTAATGGTGCTGATCAATATACTGTAGGTCATGATGGGGGGAATTTGCCTGCGTTAGGGCATACGGTGCGGGTCAATCCTGCTACAGGCAATGGTATTGTTCTCCTAATTTCAGGAAACTTAGAGTTGGCAAGCCAGTTAGGAGATGACTGGGTTTACTGGGAAACAGGGAAGCTACCGATGAATGCAAAGTTGCGAATTTTGGGCAGCCGTTTAGTGCCAGCGCTTGTTGGGATTGGGCTAGGGGTACTGGCGATCGCAATTCGGGCGTTCATGAAATAG
- a CDS encoding helix-turn-helix transcriptional regulator has protein sequence MEISLKSLFKAIIQAQAESELRQSVMVQIGRYFTATRWGLCFLDKFPSIDANTPDLIRLALSLDHNPVLRYLMQRHAPVHEEVILNPGVWQTICPRADHGHVMIGPIVHDGQLVGGIALTRHRNNSAFDAQDLADLSALCLHLSTRLAALRSQPVTLPTWNCDRLTPREAQIAELVAQGLTNAEIGAALWITENTVKQALKRMYRKLKVSSRAEMVAQMSGIKLARLTKL, from the coding sequence ATGGAAATTTCGTTAAAGTCTTTATTTAAAGCGATTATTCAGGCCCAAGCCGAGTCAGAACTGCGTCAGTCCGTTATGGTTCAGATTGGCCGATATTTTACCGCTACTCGGTGGGGACTATGCTTTCTGGATAAATTTCCATCCATTGATGCTAATACTCCCGATTTGATCAGATTAGCGCTGTCGCTTGACCATAATCCGGTCTTACGCTACTTAATGCAACGTCATGCCCCTGTACATGAGGAAGTCATATTGAACCCTGGTGTTTGGCAAACTATCTGCCCTCGTGCGGATCATGGGCATGTGATGATTGGCCCAATTGTCCATGATGGTCAGCTTGTCGGGGGCATTGCCCTTACGCGCCATCGCAACAATTCGGCGTTTGATGCTCAGGACTTGGCGGATCTCAGTGCCCTGTGTCTGCATTTATCGACTAGACTTGCAGCGTTGCGATCGCAACCGGTTACATTACCAACATGGAACTGCGATCGGCTCACCCCGCGCGAAGCTCAAATTGCCGAATTAGTAGCCCAAGGCTTAACTAATGCAGAGATTGGTGCGGCTCTGTGGATTACCGAAAATACTGTTAAGCAAGCGTTGAAGCGGATGTATCGTAAGTTAAAAGTTTCGTCTCGTGCTGAGATGGTAGCTCAGATGTCTGGAATCAAACTAGCACGCTTGACTAAACTTTAG
- a CDS encoding FAD/NAD(P)-binding protein, with product MAPSNGTVDQVDIAIIGAGPQALTLVTHLLQKKESMRNRFVVLDPAGDWLQQWQHQFAAYNIPHLRSPVVHHPDPDPHALRTFAESRSSELFPPYDLPGTQLFHDFCQEVIRRWELQERVIPTQVKQIELFHQMGWQRFRLTLADGGVLTAKRVVLAIAGGQANLPSWAQTLSSNPPSDRLLHSHQVDLRDLPQLTGETILIVGSGLTSGHLALGAISRGATVIMMARRTFYEKLFDAEPGWLGPKYLKGFHAEPDWETRWQMIHTARNGGSLTPAVLTQLRRKERQGKLSFYEQCEVQSATWQGNAWRVTCNHPGVHHCIAQQRIDRIWLATGSTLDVDHWPLLANIRATNPLPLINGLPVLDEKLRWGGRNLFIMGGAAALQLGPVARNLFGARLASNRIVPALIKDFSGRSYSAV from the coding sequence ATGGCCCCTTCAAATGGAACGGTAGACCAGGTAGATATTGCCATCATTGGTGCGGGTCCGCAGGCGTTAACCTTAGTGACGCATTTACTGCAAAAGAAGGAGTCCATGCGCAACCGCTTTGTGGTACTCGATCCGGCGGGGGATTGGCTACAGCAATGGCAACACCAGTTTGCCGCCTACAATATTCCCCACCTGCGATCGCCGGTAGTCCATCATCCCGACCCCGATCCCCATGCCCTGCGCACCTTTGCGGAATCTCGTTCATCGGAACTCTTTCCTCCCTACGACCTACCCGGAACCCAACTCTTCCATGACTTTTGTCAAGAAGTGATTCGGCGCTGGGAATTGCAGGAGCGGGTGATTCCAACCCAGGTCAAGCAAATCGAACTGTTTCATCAGATGGGATGGCAGCGGTTTCGGTTGACACTCGCTGACGGTGGAGTGCTGACAGCCAAGCGGGTTGTGTTGGCGATCGCCGGCGGCCAAGCCAACCTTCCCTCATGGGCGCAAACTTTGTCCTCGAACCCCCCAAGCGATCGCCTCCTGCACTCCCATCAGGTCGATTTGCGCGATTTGCCGCAGTTAACCGGAGAAACGATTTTGATTGTCGGCAGTGGGCTGACGAGCGGACATCTAGCCTTGGGGGCGATCTCTCGCGGTGCAACGGTGATCATGATGGCGCGGCGTACCTTTTACGAGAAACTCTTCGATGCCGAACCGGGATGGCTCGGCCCCAAATATCTCAAGGGATTCCACGCTGAACCCGATTGGGAAACTCGCTGGCAGATGATTCACACTGCCCGTAATGGGGGTTCCCTAACCCCGGCCGTTCTCACCCAATTGCGACGCAAGGAACGACAGGGCAAGCTCTCGTTTTACGAGCAGTGCGAAGTTCAGTCCGCCACTTGGCAAGGGAATGCCTGGAGAGTAACCTGCAACCATCCGGGTGTTCATCACTGCATTGCCCAACAACGAATTGACCGCATCTGGCTGGCAACAGGTAGTACGCTAGATGTGGATCACTGGCCCCTGTTAGCTAATATACGGGCGACCAACCCCTTACCCCTGATCAATGGCTTACCGGTGTTGGATGAGAAGCTTCGCTGGGGAGGACGCAATCTTTTCATTATGGGGGGAGCGGCGGCATTGCAACTTGGGCCGGTAGCTCGCAACTTATTTGGGGCTAGGTTAGCGAGTAACCGCATTGTCCCAGCACTGATCAAGGACTTTAGTGGGCGATCGTACTCCGCAGTATAA
- a CDS encoding class I SAM-dependent methyltransferase, with protein MQDSKQNINARASMDLEQRKNWYSPVANIYYNARPSYPNELIDRAVSLAQLSSDSSILEVGCGPGNATVAFAKFGCSMTCLEPNLDFCLLAERNCVSYPNVTIYSTTFEAWERQAKQFNAVLSANAFHWIPSEIRYAKAAAALRDNGCLILLWNLTPEPKYEVYQAIEKVYQAYAPSLVRYEGPEVQADILRRFEQEILNSGFFKELVVEQTTCEVTYSIDDYFKLLSTLRRLEPQVKELLFARLRKELEKFGDSVQLSFLSAVHVARKEG; from the coding sequence ATGCAAGACTCTAAACAAAACATCAATGCCAGAGCTTCTATGGATTTGGAACAGCGAAAGAACTGGTATTCTCCGGTTGCTAATATCTATTACAATGCAAGACCAAGTTATCCCAACGAATTAATCGATCGCGCTGTTTCTTTAGCTCAACTCTCTTCAGATAGCTCGATTCTTGAGGTCGGCTGTGGGCCTGGAAATGCAACAGTGGCGTTTGCTAAATTTGGATGTTCAATGACGTGTCTTGAGCCAAACCTAGATTTTTGCCTTTTAGCCGAACGCAACTGTGTGTCATATCCAAATGTCACTATCTACAGCACCACATTTGAAGCATGGGAACGACAAGCGAAACAGTTCAATGCTGTTTTGTCTGCTAATGCTTTTCACTGGATACCTTCAGAGATACGATATGCCAAAGCAGCGGCTGCATTACGCGACAACGGATGTCTGATTCTGCTATGGAATCTGACTCCTGAACCCAAATACGAAGTTTACCAAGCGATCGAGAAAGTCTATCAGGCTTATGCACCCTCATTGGTTCGATATGAAGGTCCAGAAGTTCAAGCCGATATTCTGAGGCGATTTGAACAAGAAATCTTGAACTCCGGCTTCTTTAAGGAGTTGGTTGTTGAGCAAACCACCTGTGAAGTTACCTATAGCATTGATGATTATTTTAAGCTTTTAAGTACGCTTCGCAGACTAGAGCCACAAGTAAAAGAACTACTCTTTGCCCGATTGCGGAAGGAGCTAGAAAAATTTGGAGATAGTGTACAACTTTCATTTCTTTCTGCTGTTCATGTCGCCCGCAAAGAGGGTTAG
- a CDS encoding fatty acid desaturase: MLRKANFVLTPYINSSNLRATYQILNTVVPYVLLWILAIQAQSISLWLLPPIIVLLVLFSLRCFSLMHDCGHNSLFRSKSANRIIGFLLGVINAIPQYGWSRDHAYHHKTNGDWERYRGVADFLSTEEFSQLDPFHQRLYEVLRHPLMAIPGGFFYLVIKPRLILSLGVYDFIHHIFTDLKQGSELKLAPMLSAHQSKYWQSSAEFWDLLLNNIFVVSSWIILSSLWGFELFWSLYSMVIICSATIFIWIFFVQHIFEGAYAHKTEGWDYISGAVKGSSYLKLPAILRWFSADIGYHNIHHLSERIPNYHLAACHRENSHLLSDVKILRMTDLFDCAQFILWDADSNRLVSIASFRQAAEARATALAK; the protein is encoded by the coding sequence ATGCTCAGAAAAGCTAATTTTGTCTTGACTCCATACATCAACAGCAGCAACCTGCGGGCAACTTACCAAATTCTTAATACCGTTGTGCCTTATGTTCTCTTATGGATTTTAGCCATACAGGCTCAATCAATTTCTCTATGGCTATTGCCCCCAATCATTGTACTCCTAGTTCTCTTTTCACTGCGCTGTTTTTCCTTGATGCATGATTGTGGACACAATTCTCTCTTTCGGTCAAAATCAGCAAACCGTATTATTGGGTTCCTGCTGGGTGTGATCAATGCGATTCCCCAATATGGCTGGTCAAGAGATCATGCCTACCATCACAAAACCAATGGCGACTGGGAGCGATATCGAGGCGTTGCCGATTTCTTGTCCACCGAGGAGTTTTCTCAGCTCGATCCTTTCCATCAAAGACTATATGAAGTCCTGCGACATCCACTTATGGCGATTCCCGGCGGATTCTTCTATCTTGTCATCAAGCCTAGGCTGATTTTGAGCCTAGGAGTTTATGATTTCATCCATCATATATTTACTGATTTAAAGCAGGGTTCGGAGTTAAAATTAGCGCCAATGCTCTCTGCCCACCAGTCCAAATACTGGCAGTCATCTGCTGAATTTTGGGATCTCTTGCTCAACAACATCTTTGTGGTCAGTAGCTGGATTATTTTAAGCTCTTTATGGGGATTTGAATTGTTTTGGAGTCTTTACTCTATGGTCATCATTTGTTCTGCCACGATCTTTATCTGGATCTTTTTTGTCCAGCACATTTTTGAAGGTGCTTACGCTCATAAAACGGAAGGCTGGGACTATATTTCAGGTGCAGTTAAGGGCAGCAGTTATTTAAAATTACCAGCTATTCTCAGATGGTTTAGTGCAGACATTGGCTATCACAATATTCATCATCTTTCCGAAAGAATTCCCAATTACCATCTCGCCGCTTGTCATCGTGAAAATAGTCATCTGCTTTCGGATGTCAAGATTCTCCGAATGACAGATTTATTTGACTGTGCCCAATTCATTTTGTGGGACGCAGACTCAAATCGTTTAGTTTCGATCGCCTCCTTTCGTCAAGCTGCTGAGGCTAGGGCAACAGCTTTAGCGAAATAG